In Humulus lupulus chromosome 7, drHumLupu1.1, whole genome shotgun sequence, the following are encoded in one genomic region:
- the LOC133792401 gene encoding uncharacterized protein LOC133792401, which yields MLHVVQVDNLNVRPLPRRQESQGRRTACSESSHPTAQDDGNRWSSPAYTTEDIPCPSYVIPMLSGVSCGVIEVGKVFENKLELKTKAHLYAMKQNFEFVVKKSDFVTEEDLFKYCFFSLGVSRRGFHTCRPVLCVDVTFLKTKYGGQMLCVVVLDANNHLYPVAFGIVDSENHDSWKYFMSKLKEAIGEVEDLAFVSDRHASITHALETIFPDAYHGACYHHISMNAVAKFKTGHCHVLMYNAAYAFRKSELRANFEKIKSKDPVIAQYLEGMGFDKWSCAYFPGNRYNIMTSNYVESFNNKTRDARSFPITTFVEFIRFTLQSWFCDRRETSEKTTTNLAPTYEKNLVDMAEKARFLIPYAIGRHEFHVLDGS from the exons ATGCTACATGTGGTTCAAGTAGATAATTTAAATGTACGACCATTGCCAAGACGTCAAGAAAGCCAAGGACGGAGGACTGCTTGCTCAGAGAGCAGTCATCCAACTGCACAAGATGATGgaaatagatggagttctccagcgTATACTACTGAAGATATCCCATGCCCCTCATATGTTATCCCCATGTTATCTGGGGTGAGTTGTGGAGTAATAGAAGTTGGGAAGGTTTTTGAGAACAAGTTAGAGTTGAAGACGAAGGCACACTTGTATGCAATGAAGCAGAACttcgagtttgtggtgaagaagtcag ATTTTGTCACTGAGGAAGATCTATTCAAATATTGCTTTTTCTCACTCGGAGTTAGTAGAAGAGGGTTTCATACATGTCGTCCTGTGTTATGTGTGGACGTCACTTTTTTAAAGACAAAATACGGTGGGCAGATGTTATGTGTAGTCGTGCTGGATGCAAATAACCATCTATATCCAGTTGCATTTGGTATTGTGGATAGTGAGAATCatgattcttggaagtatttcatgtcaaAGCTAAAGGAAGCGATTGGGGAAGTCGAGGACCTGGCGTTTGTATCTGACAGGCATGCAAGTATTACACATGCCTTGGAAACTATTTTCCCCGATGCCTATCACGGTgcttgctaccaccacattagtatgaatgcggttgctaaattcaagactgGTCATTGTCATGTGTTGATGTATAATGCGGCATATGCTTTTAGGAAATCCGAGTTACGCGCTAACTtcgaaaaaatcaaatcaaaagaccCAGTCATTGCTCAATACCTAGAAGGCATGGGTTTTGATAAGTGGTCATGTGCTTACTTTCCTGGAAATAG gtataatataatgacaagcaattaCGTTGAAAGTTTTAACAATAAGACCCGGGACGCTAGGAGCTTTCCGATAACTACATTTGTCGAATTTATTCGCTTCACACTACAGTCCTGGTTCTGTGATAGGAGAGAAACTAGCGAGAAGACAACTACAAATCTTGCACCGACCTATGAGAAAAATTTGGTGGATATGGCTGAGAAAGCTCGATTCTTGATTCCTTATGCAATAGGGAGGCATGAGTTCCATGTGTTAGATGGGAGCTGA